GATCAAACAAAACCACAAGAAGCTCATTAAAACATTGATCCATGACACAAATACGGgttaaaaaaatgctaaattGAGTGGATGCTCCTTATAGAAATGTACCTGTAAGTTTTAAAGTATTAAAGTTTTCCATTTTTAAGCAACTGTTCATCTTTTGTAGCGAGGCTTTAATGAAGCTATATTAATGCTACACTGCCTTCGGTTCTCaataaagaaaatgaatggcACATCCAGAACTAGGAGCATATAAAGTGGTTTCTCCCAGTAAGGAAACCTAAtttgaagaaaaatgaaattaaactcGTTAATCTCAAAATTATCTCCAGTGCAATTACCTTAGACTGGAACATATCAGTCATCCTGTGACTGCACTGGCTGCTGTGTTTCCAACCAGTTCGAAGGAAATCTCCAGCTCAGTGGTTGTAATTGCTGCCAGTATGGTGCCCATTTCCACTATGCCGCTGCTGTTGAAGTTAATTAGCTGTGTCTGCTTTTCCATGATAATCTTACCAGAGGTCATCATCACAAAATTCAGAACAGTTTGATGCTAAAAGATTTTTGCAAAACCAAGTGTGCAAAGTACGTCTTACTAGGCAGCCACCATAGCCTAACATAACTCGGATAAAtagagctttttctttttttttttccccctgagtCAGTGGATTACTCTTCTGTATCCCGTGATGTTGGAGGGCTCTGTGCTCGCAGTACAGGAGTTACAGTGAAAACCACTTTAAGCCAATCAAAGCAGAACATCCAGATATCTCTGTCATCCTTTAAAGTAGTGAAAATATGcagtttaacttaaaaaaaaaagcaaaaacatattCACCTACAGCATTATTAAAACTTAAGTCCTGTTGTTATATTTTCATTTCTAAACTTTTCTTCAGCTGTTTTTACTACTgtgaacttttatttatttgtctgtttgtaTTTGATTGTAATATTCACGACTGGtacttttcactcatttttttttttaatctatttgcATCCAAagactttttgttttgctcaTTTTCTTCACTGCGGTATTTTGCGGtattttgttctctttttcaTGTGTTGTCTAATTCAGTGTTGTTTTCCACTACACCACATGTTGTTCCAATAGCTGAGGGTGATGACTCTTGCCTTCAAAATAGAAGGCGTCAATTACAACACTAAGGCAGCAGACATTGTCATTAGAGTAATTTTCATGTCTACACAATGTCTTCCAGTGTTGCCCTGCTTTCGGACCGACGCACAGGGATCATTTGTAACAGTAGAATCGGCATATCTTTTTCTACATCACCTCCTCACGTCAAGAAATCGGGGAATCTTTCCAATGTTTGTAGATGTAGAGCACCAGTTGTAGTGTTTGCGGTCGATATCGTAGCTGTTACCTGTATATTCCAGTGAACGCAGTGCGTGTTGGCTTGGTGAGACACAGCAGTTTGTGAATGGGTTGAACGTTGTTTGCACTCATTAAAAGGACCTGAAGACGAACTAGTGGTAGAGGCCAAATAAACACTCGTCACATTATCCAGAAGTCATATTTTCGAGTTCTTAGATAAGAGTCTCTGCTCACACATGCTGATATTTGGACAGTATTTATTTTaggattgtgtgtttgtgtgtgtgtgtgcacatgtgtctgTGACATCAATCACAGTCATTGTACATTTAGTGTTTACTGTAGTCTCTCTGTGGCTGACATCTTAAAGACTTAAAGATTTGgaggtttttgggttttttaaacTAACTACAGGCAGTTTCTTCGGTTCGTTGGTACCTTTttacgtgtgtttgtgtgtaagggAGGTTACATCAATGTCAGGTGTTGTAAAATAAGAATCGGTTTGTTCTCATGACGTGCAGTGGCCAGTTGTAATCAGTTTGCTGTTGTTCATCAGATGAAGACCATAGCAGCAATATTTTGTACAGTTTAGCTTTTACGTTAATTGCCTTATTAGGAAATTTTACATATAGGTctgttgtttatatttttttccacttgtgctgtaatatttatttttctttctcatagTTGTGCTCCTGAGAATGTGTACATAAaactataaatacatatataaagatatacaaatatattttcCATTTGAATcgggaaaatattatttttatttggtttcatttttgCTGCTGGGCAAGAAATGATTGCAATCTACATGATTTTACTGTACcatattcttcagtgtgtttaTTGAGATGCAGCTGCTGTATATTTATGGTTTGCAAACCACGGCTGTGTCTTTGTATGATATCCAAAACCGAAAGATTTGTGGGGTTTAATGTACATGCAGATCAATAGGGATTCTTCCAACTGTTcagctgtgttgtgtgtgttttcaaatcCCTGTGTGCCCTCATCCAATAGGAAGAGTCCTTTACAGAGACATAGCATGATATCAAAATGAATATGCATATcagaaatgtgtatttatgtatatCTGTGTAAATTCATCTATTTATACATGAGGATAAATAGatgactgtgtgtgcgtgtgtttggaCTCAATCAGAATGAATACGAAATAAAGCAGTTCTATGAATTGTTGTCCATGGAGATGATGTGTTTTAGTTGGTTCTTTGTTGGgtggtttttcttcttttggcgGCTCTGTTTGACTACattggatcatctgcctccatgtCACCATAACCATAGCATCCACCTCTGTAACACCAACCCTCTACATGTCCTCCTTCATCCGTGAAGCTTCTCtaaggtcttcctcttttccttctgccggtcagctccatattcaacatccttcATCCAATATGTCCTCTATTGCACACGTCCGTACCATCTcgtctctctaactttgtctccaaacaccTCAACCTGAGTTGTCCCTCTGGTCTAACTTCTAATCCTGTTCATCCTGGTCCCTCCCAATAAAATCATGACATTTTTACCATCTCCAACACGGCCTCCTCTCTATTGTCACTGTCATCTACGAACATCATCGTCCACAGAAACTCTTGCCTGACCTCGTCTGTCAACTTGTCCATTGCCACCACAAACAAGAGGGGCCTCAGAGCTGATCCCTGAAGTAATCCCACCCCCACGTGGAACCCATCTGTCATTCCTACAGTGCACCTCAACATGCCCTGCATTAGCTTCTCTGACAGTCCTGGCAAAATAATCATGTGACATGGAAGCGAAACTTTGAACATGGCCACTGGAGAAACTTACCACATAAACCTCTGTGTCTGACTCCACAAATCATTAGTAAGTAATAAAGTACTTCAGACTTAAGGagtcaaaaacattttaattcatgGGTCACATGCTGCCCAGTTTGATCTCCATGTAACTTTTATCTTaacctatttaaaaaaacatgccaAACTTGTCACTGAAAACAATATCCTGTGAACAGTCCATTTATATAAACTGATGATGAACTGCCTCTCTTAAGAAAAACATGTCTCAGCTTTACGACTGGAAACAGTGATGATTCAAAGAAATGCACTGGCATGACTCCTTGGCttaaacaccatatttctgcttGGTAGTAAAAAGACTGTGTAATGTCTTTGTCAGTAACAAGGCGGTAAACCGAACAATGACTCAGACCTCTGGCTCAGATAAAACAGTTGTTAGCAGCACAATGTTTCCTTTGCAATATTTACATTGTAAAAAGTCATTCACCCGGCCATGCAAATCCTTTAGTGGCTTGGTTCTGATCAGTGGACAAAGTGTTTGAGAACTCCTGCATGAGGCCACAAAACATATAGGGAAACCTGAAATGTGACCCGTCCAGCATCTAGAGTATTGTCTAtgtcagatttatttttacaacTTAAAggcatttcacctctcatccaaatgGCCTCTTCAGTTCTAAAAGCTGAATGGAAGTCTCACATTATTAATTCTGTAAGCATGGCaggggttgttgtttttgtagagTGCTATAAATATGGCCACTTGGTGGTGCCACTTCAAAGGTTTATCAGAGGAAACAaccaaaatatgttttaaataaCTAAAGTAAATCTAAGAAGCTGATATTTTGCTCTGGATTACAATGGACAGGCTAAGCTTTAACATCATTGAGATTGTTTTCCTAAGGTCATGAGAATGGCTGTAGGACTGCAGGAGAGGCTGTAAATTTGCACATGCAAAAGCAGAAAGCTGGAAAGCCACATGATCTCATTCGAGATAATCCCTTTAACCTCTTTAGCCCAGCCCTTTAAATATAATGTATCTGTAGAACATTATCTCTGCCACGGGCAATGaccacagacatacaggcacacctGAGTGTAATCTCAAATCTAgctttttctctaattgtaAGAACAAGAATAATTGCATCACCAGATGCCTGTGTTGGCCTAGGCACATCCTTTCGGGTACAATTAAACCATTTCTGACCAGGGTATTATAGTTACCTACAACTATAATGATGTAAAtgaaaaagataaaagataaagATAGATAGAATATGAACATGGTATAACAATAATAGATGGTATATCCTGCTTTTCTAGCACAGTGTAGTATAGTCTTTCCGTCTTGGTGTAtattgtgcaatactttttacTTCAAAaagtgtgtgggggggggggggggtacgtCGACGAGCTCTGAAGGCTCCGAGCATCCAAATTAGGAGAACAAAGGCTGCGATGGTAGTCGTGTTTTCAAGGTACACGATGATTGGCCAGCATCTTCAAAGAACTCATGTGATTGGTGGATTTGTCTGTCAGTAAATGAGATTAACTTTTCAATTGGCCTAACTCGAAGTTGCAAAACTCACGTGCCTTTCCTCTTCCTAGAAGGCGGTGCCTGCTGGTTGTTACCTGCTGGTGGAGaagcttgttgttgttgttattgttgttgtttgtgttaaagtttaaaaaaataagtcttCTAAAATGGGAGCCCGAGACGATGAATACGACTACCTGTTCAAAGGTAAGTTTATCTCTGAAGGGGGATGAATGTCAGCGTCTCGGTCGTCTTTAATATGGCTCTCGGTAACAACAGGAGCAACTGAGGAAGTCAGTAATGCTAAAGTTAGCTCCACTGGTAGCAAAGTAGCAAACGATGAAACGATACCTGCTGAAAAAACTGACGCTGCTGCAGGTAGAGTTTGGAAATTCAGTGAACAAATGTGCATTCCCTAGCTTTAGGATACACCTTATCCCAGTGAGTAAGTTTAGACACGGCAGCTGTCAGGCTGCTTAAAGTGTGTTTAAGTAGCTAGCCGCTAACATCACAACGACGTTCCTACTTTGAAGTTAACTGAAACGAACCCATGTTCTGATTATATTTGATCTGTAAATCAATTAGCTGGATAACTTGGTGATAACGACCTTGAGTATGCCTAACAGGAAtaattaatgtcattttattctctctgacatcatcagatTTGTTTGTCGTCACGTTAACATTAGACAAAATATGTCTTATATTAGTGAAGGTGGTGTGCATGAACAAAGTGAAATTCTAGCGTAACGTCAGTTTGAAAATGTCAGTGttgaaaaaaatgattttttttaagtgttaaaaatattaaagctGATGAGCCACATCATTAAGAAAAGGGGAAGCAGTTGTGGAAACTAGGATAAGAACAAAGCTgatgataagttagcagcggtATGGCACTATAGATGTGATGCCTTCTTTGAAAAGTGTAGAGAAGGTCAGAGAGTGCttcactgtgtctctgtggatCTAGAGAAAACAAACGATACAGAGGAACTGTGGTACTCTATGAGGAAGTCAGAGGTAGCAGGGAAGTGCAGGACATGTATGAGGGCAGTGAGCCAGTGGTGACACTGGGTTCACGGTGGGATCGGATCGTCTGATCCACCTGAGCCTcttcttgtttgcagtggtgatggacagactgacagataaGGCCAGGGAGGAGTCTCTGTGAAATGTCATGTTTGCAGACGATACTGTGATCTGTAGTAAGCGTacgtggctgctggaagagagCCTGGATAGGTGACTGTATGAACTAAGAGAGAAGAGtaatgaaagtcagtagaagcaagacagaatacctctgtgaatgagagggagaaaGGTGAATAGGTAAGCATGCAAGTAGCTGAGGTAGTGAAGGTAGAGAAGTTTTAATACCTGGGGTCAAGTCAGGGTAGAGTGGATGGAGACCAGTGTCAGgtgtgatttgtgacagaaagacagcagcaagagtgaaaacaaagctttacaagatggtagtgagacctacTGTGATGTATGGCTTGGAAATGGTGATAATGAGAAGTAGACAGGAGGTCGAGCTGGAGGAGGCAAAGCTGAAGATGCTAAAATTTTCATTGGGTGAGACCATAATgaacaagattagaaatgaggaCATCAGAGGGATTTAGATAGAAAGCTTGGCAAGTCTGAGATTATTTGGATGTGCAGAGAAGAAATAGTGGATGTTGAGTATGGAGCTGCcagcgaggaaaaaaaaagagaaaaacctcAGAGGAGgttgcagagggttggtgtgacagaggaggatgttaggGTTAGGGATATGGTGAGATGGGGGCAGGCATTCTGCTGTGGCGAGTTTGACTggcttaaataaaataaaaaaatttctcTGGGCTGGCTGTGCAGCGTAACAGGGGTGGGAATGCTGCAGCCTTAAGTGAGCCATGGTAGACCACTGACACAGCAGGTctactgtttgctttgttttttcatgtgtctggtgTGTATTTTGATTCTAGTTGTACTAATTGGAGACTCTGGAGTGGGGAAGAGTAATCTGCTGTCCCGTTTCACAAGAAATGAGTTCAACTTGGAGAGCAAGAGCACCATCGGGGTGGAGTTTGCAACCCGCAGCATTCAGGTGGACGGCAAGACGATAAAAGCTCaaatctgggacacagctgggcAGGAGCGCTACAGAGCCATCACCTCAGCGTGAGTTTGTTTTGTCGTATGCATTACTTAAGGTGTTACGTTAGTAATGGTTATTTATAGGGTAATGTTCACACACTTAGACATGTATAATGAGATGTGTCTTTGCTAATAATTGTGGCTGAGTAGTACGTGTTTGAACCCCTTAGGGTAATAGACCTGGTGCCAGTTTTACATAAATTAATTGTCCAAATTCCTTTTGTTATCAGGAGGAATTAATCACCCAAGAGGAACCATTTTGTAACAGCTGTTTATGTAGCCGGTCTGGCCTGAAACTCTGACTGCCTTGTTCCTACGTTGTGTTGTGTGAATGATGAGAGGAGTCAACTCTCGCTTTGCCAGCTGGGGCGGGTTTATTCTCCCAAAActgttcaaaataaaaacaactcgGTACAGCAAATTTAACTGGGCTTCTGCATGCACAGTTTTAAGGGAGAGAGAAGAATAGCGGACCACATGAGAAATCACCTGCATGCGCCTGTGCCCTAACCTGGGATCGGCAAATTAGCATGTTACAATAAAGTGCTGTACTCGACAGGGAAACAACAGTTAACACTAAAACATCCAACAAAGCCGTGAGACGAAATGCATAAAGGGAACAAGCAATCCTTGAATCACTTTTGTTTACTTTAACTGTGTTTAATCGCTGTGTAACCGGGAACACTAGCGTACACGCACCTCTCCTCAGCAGGGCCTCTGGGTGACTGAGGAGAATAGCGAAATGACTTTGTGGGAAGTCAAAggtcacacaaacaaaataaaagctccaaaaatataaatacagaaaatagatatatatatatatatatatatatatacatacatatgtacataaacgatactgacaaagcaaaaaataaatgatttttttaatacacCCGTTACATTTATATGTATAAAAAGTTGTGAAAATAATACAAGGTATAAAATGCAATACAAGAAATCCTGCTGGAGATGCTGGAGTCTTGTGGTGTCAGATTGGTGGCACTATTGTTTTCAGCAAAAGCAGCAAGCCATTGCTCCATTGGATCATTAGgtcctgttgttttctttgtattgtttgtgtgtCCTCCTTACTTCTGTAGGGATGGAAATGATTGTGAACCTTAGTGTCTTTATATGAAACTGTTATTAGTCACCAATTATAACCAAAACAAgtgtaaaagaaaatacatttggCTTGTAATTTCTATTTATGGTTTAAACTAATATTAAACCATGTTAATGTTAAAAAGTTAGATGCCATAAAGCCATCATTATCAACTATCTTCATCAGGTATTATCGGGGCGCAGTCGGGGCTCTCCTAGTTTATGATATTGCGAAGCACCTGACGTACGAGAATGTGGACCGCTGGTTGAAGGAGCTGAGGGACCACGCTGACAACAACATCGTCATCATGCTGGTTGGAAACAAGAGCGACCTTCGACATCTCAGGGCCGTGCCCACTGATGAGGCCCGAGCATTTGCAGGTGGATTTTTGAGTgttctttgttttgctttggaGCAGTCAAAGTAGCTCCTTAACATTCAGTTCAAttgctgtaaaataaaaatcccttttctttcttttttttaaccttagaAAAGAACACTATTTCATTTATTGAAACTTCAGCCTTGGACTCCACTAACGTAGAAGAAGCATTCAAGAGCATTCTCacaggtaaaaaataaaaagtgtgaaCTCAACTCAATAATCATCCAGGTACTCTACTGTTAGACCTCTTATgccattgttttctttcctaGAAATCTACCGTATCGTATCTCAGAAGCAAATATCAGACAGATCTGCACACGAAGATTCTCCAGGCAACAATGTAGTGGACATAAGTGTCCCCCCAACCATGGATGGGCAGAGGGGCAACAAACTCCCCTGCTGCCAAAGCCTGTGaccctccttttttctttttctggttgACTTTGTGTCAGAGTTTTCTCTTTTCCCTTCTACTGTCAGATGCTGTCATCTTACCCTCATGGGTTCAGAAGTGTTTGACACAGAGACTCTTAGATTTGACATTCCTTTAtgctgttttcttctttgttcGTCTGAGTCCCGTGTCAAAACAACTTGTCTAAAATAcgaaaacagagaagaaagaCGATTGTTAAGCTGTTAACTACAATCTCTTTTTAATTCACTAGGT
The window above is part of the Maylandia zebra isolate NMK-2024a linkage group LG23, Mzebra_GT3a, whole genome shotgun sequence genome. Proteins encoded here:
- the LOC101480206 gene encoding ras-related protein Rab-11B produces the protein MGARDDEYDYLFKVVLIGDSGVGKSNLLSRFTRNEFNLESKSTIGVEFATRSIQVDGKTIKAQIWDTAGQERYRAITSAYYRGAVGALLVYDIAKHLTYENVDRWLKELRDHADNNIVIMLVGNKSDLRHLRAVPTDEARAFAEKNTISFIETSALDSTNVEEAFKSILTEIYRIVSQKQISDRSAHEDSPGNNVVDISVPPTMDGQRGNKLPCCQSL